One bacterium genomic window, CTTCGAGGAACCCGCGCTCCTGCAGGGACGACAGAGCGCTGTCCAACGAGGTCTGCGTGGTCTTCGGGTCCAGGCGGCGCAGCCCGACCAGGAGCCTGTCGGCGTCGCACTCCGGCCCCAGCTCCTGGGCCAACTGCAGGACATCGCGCTGGCGAGGGGCGCGCTGCAGCTCCTGCGGCGCCCCGGGGTGCCGGCCGCGTTCGGTCAGCGCCACGACCTTCGTGGGCTTGCGGCTGCCGCCCGGGGGCAACAGCACCCGCAGGGCATCCGCCAGCGAGCAGACGTACTCATCCGCCAGCCACTCGGCCAACGCCATCAGCCGTTCGTCGAAGATCGGCTCATCGAGCAGCAGGCCGTAGACCTTCTTGACCTGGTAGTCGCCGGCAGTGTGCGTGAAGCCGGTAACGAAGCCCGGGAGGGACTGCTTGCCGAAGGGCACCAGCACATAGCTGCCCACGCGCAGACGGTCGCGCAGCGCGTCGGGGATCGCATACGTGAACGCCCGGTCCAGCGAGCGGGCCGGGCGGTCTATGAGGACTTGGGCGTACATAGGTGTTGGAGGGGCCGGCTATCAGGCGGCCCGCCGTTCCGAACGGCTGGCACTACTCACCATCGAGAGCAACGTGCGAAAGTGACGGCGGGCCGGCTGATAGCCGGCCCCTCCGCACTGCACCTTCGCTAGAGTCCAGCCGCGTCCTTCAGCTTCTCCACCATGTCCAGCTTCTCCCAGGTGAAGCCGGGCTCGTTGCGGCCGAAGTGGCCGTAGCTGGCGGTGCGGCGGTAGATCGGCTTGCGCAGGTCCAGCGTCTCGATCATGCCGTCGGGCGACAGGTCGAACGTGTCGATGACGATTTCGGAGATGCGGCTTTCCGCAATCTTCTCGGTGCCGAAGCAGAACACTGCACACGAGAACGGGCAGGGATCGCCGATGGCGTAGGAGATCTGCAGCTCGCAGCGGTCGGCCAGGCCAGCCGCCACGACGTTCTTGGCGATGTAGCGGGCCATGTACGCGCCGGAGCGGTCCACCTTCGTCGGGTCCTTGCCCGAGAACGCGCCGCCACCGTGGCGGGCGCCGCCGCCATACGTGTCCACGATGATCTTCCGACCGGTTACGCCGCTGTCCGCCGCCGGGCCGCCCAGGATGAACTGGCCGGTGCGGTTGACCATGATGTCCATGTCGCCGTGGCGCAGGGCCTGGGGGATGACCGGGTCTATGACGTACTCGGTCAGCTCGGACTCGAGCTGCGCGTGCGAGATGCCGGCGGCATGCTGGGCCGCCAGCAGGATCTTGCTCACACGCACCGGCTTGTCATCCTCGTACTCCACGGTCACCTGGGTCTTGCCGTCGGGGCGGAGGTACTCCAGCTCGTCGTCGTGCCGCACGTCGGCGAGCCGCCGCGCCAGCTTGTGCGCCAGCATGATCGGCAGCGGCATGTACTCCTTGGGCGGGTTCTCTACGCCCGGCGCAATCTCGGTCTCGGTGCAGGCGTAGCCGAACATCATGCCCTGATCGCCGGCGCCGGTGCGGTGGCACTCGTCTTCCAGGCCGTCCACGCCCTGCGCGATGTCGCCCGACTGGCCGTGAATGGCGGCCAGGACCCCGACGTTGTCCGCATCGAACCCGAACTTGGCGCGGGTGTAGCCAATGTCACGGATGGTCTGGCGCACGATCTCATCAATCGGCACGTAGCATTCGGTGCGCACTTCGCCCGCGACCACGCAGGTACCGGTGGTGACGAGGGTCTCCACGGCCACGCGCGCCTTGCGCAGATTGCCGTGGTACTGCTCGTCCTCCTCGTGCTCCATGATGTAGTCGAGGATGGTGTCCGATACCTGGTCGCAGACCTTGTCGGGATGGCCTTCAGTGACGGACTCGGAAGTGAGGCGGTATTCCTTGGGCATGAGGCTCTCCTCAGTTCAGGAAATCAGGGGTGCTATCTCGTCGAGTATCGCCGCAGCTACGGCGTGTTTGCTCATCAGCGGCAGCGCGGACTCGCTGCCGTCGCGCCGCAGGATCGTGACGCGGTTCGTGTCCACGCCGAAGCCGCTGCCGGCCTCGGCCACATCGTTGACCACCAGCACGTCCAGGTTCTTGCGCGCGAGCTTGGGTCGAGCCTGGGCCACCGCATCGCCGGTCTCAGCGGCAAACCCCACCAGTACCGACGGACGGGCCTGCTCGCCCACCGCCAGCAGGATGTCGTCGGTCTGCTCCAGGTCCAGGACCAGCTTCTCGCCCTTCTTGATCTTCCGGTCATGCACCTGCGCCGGGCGGTAGTCGGCCGGCGCGGCGGCGCTGACGAACGCCGAAGCGTTCGGCATGGCGGCCAGCACGGCCTGCTTCATCTCGGCATTGGTCGTGACCGGGCGCACGTCCACACCCGGCGGCGCCGGAAGCTCGGTCGGCCCGGAGATCAGGATGACCTCCGCGCCGCGCCGCTCGGCTTCGGCGGCAAGGGCATAGCCCATCCGGCCGGTGGAGCGGTTCGACACGAAGCGGACGGGATCGAGCGGCTCCCGCGTAGGGCCGGCGCTGACCACGATCGTCTTGCCCTGCAGGTCATAACGCGGCAGCGCGCCCTGGAGTGCCCGCTCGACGGCCGCCAGCAGGAAATCGGTGCCCGCCAGCCGCCCCTCGCCTTCCGCTCCCGAAGCCAGCCTCCCGGCCTCGGGCATGACAAACCCGTACCCCAACTCCCTCAGCATCGCGACATTGCGCTGCACGATGGGGTTCTGCCACATGTGCACATTCATGGCCGGCGCCAGGACCACCGGGCAGGTGAGAGCCATGACGGTGGTGCTCAGCAGATCGTCGGCGAGGCCGTGGGCGATCTTGCCGATGATGTCGGCCGTGGCCGGCGCGATCAGCAGCACCTCGGCGAAGTCCTGCATGTGGACATGCTGCAGCTCATCCCGCAGCGTCCCGCCGAACATCTCCAGGCCCACTTCGTTGCCGCTGAGCGTGGCGAAGCTGGTGGGGGTGACGAACCAGGTGGCGGCCTCCGTCATGATGACGCGCACCTGCGCGCCGCGCTTGCGCAGAGCCGTGACGAGGCCGGCGACCTTGAAGGCCGCGATGCCGCCGGTGACGCCGAGCGCGATGCGGCGGTCGTGCAGGATGTCAGTCTCGTGGGCGTTCATCATGGTAGCGGCGCGATTCATCGCGCCAGTGTCCGTGTCCGACGCCGCCGCGGGTGCGACCAGCCGCGCCCCTACTGCCCTGCCTCCCGCAGCAGCCCGTCCACAAAGGGCTTCCAGTCCAGCCGGTTCAGTTGCGCCCGTTCCGCCATCAGAACGGCTTCCAGCTCATCGGTGGCGACGGCCACGTCATCGTTGATGATCAGGTACTCAAACAGCTCCACATGCGCCAGCTCGTGTATGGCGCTGGCCAGGCGCTTGCGGGTTGCCTCTCTGTCTTCGGTCGAGCGCCCGTCCAGTCGGTCGCTCAGCGCCTCCCATCGCGGGGGAGCGATGAACACCAGCGTGGCGCGGTCACCCATGAGCTGGCGGACGCTGCGCGCGCCCTGGTAGTCAATCTCCAAGATGATGTCGCGGCCCTCAGCCAGGGCCTCCTCGACCGGCTCGCGCGGTGTGCCGTAGAAGAGATCCTGGTGGACGACGGCCCACTCCAGCAGGTGCCCCGAGTCGCGCAGGTGAGCGAATTCGTCGGTGCCGATGAAGAAGTAGTCGCGCTTGTCCACTTCGCCCGGGCGAGGCTGGCGGGTGGTGCACGATATGGAGCGGCGCACGTCCGGGTGCCGCCTCATGATCTCACTGATAATGGTGCCTTTGCCCACACCCGAGGGGCCGGACACGACCAGCAGCACGCCCTG contains:
- the gmk gene encoding guanylate kinase, whose product is MNRQGVLLVVSGPSGVGKGTIISEIMRRHPDVRRSISCTTRQPRPGEVDKRDYFFIGTDEFAHLRDSGHLLEWAVVHQDLFYGTPREPVEEALAEGRDIILEIDYQGARSVRQLMGDRATLVFIAPPRWEALSDRLDGRSTEDREATRKRLASAIHELAHVELFEYLIINDDVAVATDELEAVLMAERAQLNRLDWKPFVDGLLREAGQ
- the metK gene encoding methionine adenosyltransferase, with product MPKEYRLTSESVTEGHPDKVCDQVSDTILDYIMEHEEDEQYHGNLRKARVAVETLVTTGTCVVAGEVRTECYVPIDEIVRQTIRDIGYTRAKFGFDADNVGVLAAIHGQSGDIAQGVDGLEDECHRTGAGDQGMMFGYACTETEIAPGVENPPKEYMPLPIMLAHKLARRLADVRHDDELEYLRPDGKTQVTVEYEDDKPVRVSKILLAAQHAAGISHAQLESELTEYVIDPVIPQALRHGDMDIMVNRTGQFILGGPAADSGVTGRKIIVDTYGGGARHGGGAFSGKDPTKVDRSGAYMARYIAKNVVAAGLADRCELQISYAIGDPCPFSCAVFCFGTEKIAESRISEIVIDTFDLSPDGMIETLDLRKPIYRRTASYGHFGRNEPGFTWEKLDMVEKLKDAAGL
- the coaBC gene encoding bifunctional phosphopantothenoylcysteine decarboxylase/phosphopantothenate--cysteine ligase CoaBC yields the protein MNRAATMMNAHETDILHDRRIALGVTGGIAAFKVAGLVTALRKRGAQVRVIMTEAATWFVTPTSFATLSGNEVGLEMFGGTLRDELQHVHMQDFAEVLLIAPATADIIGKIAHGLADDLLSTTVMALTCPVVLAPAMNVHMWQNPIVQRNVAMLRELGYGFVMPEAGRLASGAEGEGRLAGTDFLLAAVERALQGALPRYDLQGKTIVVSAGPTREPLDPVRFVSNRSTGRMGYALAAEAERRGAEVILISGPTELPAPPGVDVRPVTTNAEMKQAVLAAMPNASAFVSAAAPADYRPAQVHDRKIKKGEKLVLDLEQTDDILLAVGEQARPSVLVGFAAETGDAVAQARPKLARKNLDVLVVNDVAEAGSGFGVDTNRVTILRRDGSESALPLMSKHAVAAAILDEIAPLIS